One genomic region from Candidatus Acidiferrales bacterium encodes:
- a CDS encoding succinate dehydrogenase iron-sulfur subunit, protein MKVILRVQRYNPERDTEPYYQQFVLEAGDDKERILDLLHQAKWKYDGTLTFRRSCAHGVCGSDAIRINGRNRLACSTLLRDVNFAKPIVIEPIPSLPIIKDLVVDMTDFYKKYEAVKPYLIAKTPAPENERLQSNEDAEKLFESAKCILCACCTTSCPSSWSDENYIGPAALLKAYRFVFDTRDEGADERLDVIDTPDGTWRCHTIFNCVEACPKDINITWHISQLKKRLAEREM, encoded by the coding sequence ATGAAAGTAATTTTACGGGTCCAGAGATATAATCCGGAAAGAGATACCGAGCCTTATTATCAGCAGTTCGTTCTCGAAGCGGGAGACGACAAAGAGAGAATTCTCGATCTTCTTCACCAGGCAAAATGGAAATATGATGGTACGCTGACTTTTCGACGGTCATGCGCACACGGTGTTTGCGGCTCCGATGCGATAAGGATCAACGGGAGGAACAGGCTTGCATGTTCCACGCTGCTGAGGGATGTCAATTTCGCAAAGCCGATCGTCATCGAACCTATTCCTTCGCTGCCGATAATCAAGGATTTGGTGGTCGACATGACGGACTTTTATAAAAAATACGAAGCCGTCAAACCGTACCTTATCGCGAAGACTCCTGCGCCTGAGAACGAGAGGCTTCAGAGCAACGAGGATGCGGAGAAGCTATTTGAATCTGCGAAGTGCATCCTCTGCGCTTGCTGTACCACTTCGTGTCCGTCGTCGTGGTCGGATGAAAATTATATAGGACCCGCAGCGCTATTGAAAGCATACCGTTTCGTGTTCGACACGCGCGATGAAGGTGCCGATGAGCGTCTCGATGTCATTGACACGCCGGATGGCACCTGGAGGTGCCACACGATTTTCAATTGCGTAGAAGCTTGCCCGAAAGACATAAACATAACATGGCACATCTCACAGTTGAAGAAGCGGCTCGCGGAAAGGGAGATGTGA